CCGGCGGCGTCTTCGGCCTGCTGCATGCGGGGCTGACGGTGACGCTCGGCCTCTCGCAGCATGTCGCCGGACTCGGCGTCACGCTCTTTGCCTCGAGCTTCAGCTATTATGTCTTCCGGCTGATCGTGCCGCTTGCCAATACACCGCCCACCATCGTGCCGTTCCAGCCGATCGCCATTCCCGGCCTGTCGACGCTGCCTTTCATCGGACCGGCCTTCTTCACGCAGACCGCGCCGACCTATCTTGCGATCCTGATCGCGCTGTTGATGGCCTATATCATCTTTCGCACACCGGTGGGGCTCGCGATCCGCATGACCGGCGAGAACCCGCATGCGGCGGAAGCCCAGGGCGTTAATCCGATGAAGGTGCGTTACGGCGCGGTCATCGCCGGCAGTGCCCTGATGGGAATGGGCGGCGCTTTCCTGACCTTGTCGGCGTTCAACAGCTTCTTTCCGACCATGGTGCAGGGGCGCGGCTGGATCTGCATTGCGCTCGTCGTCTTCGCTTCCTGGCGTCCGGGCCGCGCGCTGTTCGGCGCCCTGCTCTTCGCCTTCTTCGATGCCTTTCAGCTTCGGCTGCAAACCGTGCTGAGCGGGCTTGTGCCCTATCAGCTCTTCCTGATGACGCCCTATATTCTCTCCATCGCCGCGCTTGCCGTCATGGCCCGCCGCGCCCGCGTTCCGCAGGCGCTGATGCAGCCCTATCGCCGCGGCGAGCGCTGAGACCGTCCACATCCAAAGAGGCTCCGATGTTCGATCTGATCGTCAGAAACGCAAATCTCCCCGATGGCCGCACCGGCATCGATATCGGCATCGAGGGCGACAGGATCATCGCCGTCGAGCGCAATCTCCAGGCGCAGGCCGGGGAAGAAATCGATGCAAGCGGCAGGCTGGTCAGTCCGCCTTTTATCGATCCGCATTTTCATATGGACGCCACCCTGTCGCTCGGCCTGCCGCGCATGAACGTCTCCGGCACTCTGCTCGAAGGCATCGCGCTTTGGGGGGAGCTGCGCCCGATCGTGACGAGAGAAGAACTGGTCGACCGTGCGCTGCGCTATTGCGATCTGGCGGTGACGCAAGGCCTGCTCTTCATCCGCAGCCATGTCGATACCAGCGATCCCAGGCTGGTGACGGTCGAGGCGATGATCGAGGTCCGCGAGAGGGTCGCGCCCTATATCGATCTGCAGTTGGTCGCCTTTCCGCAGGACGGCTATTACCGCTCGCCGGGCGCGATCGATGCGCTCAACCGTGCCCTCGACATGGGCGTCGATATCGTCGGCGGCATTCCTCACTTCGAACGGACGATGGGCGAAGGGACGGCCTCGGTCGAGGCGCTCTGCCGCATCGCCGCCGACCGCGGCCTGCCGGTCGACATGCATTGCGACGAAACCGACGATCCGCTGTCGCGCCATATCGAGACGCTGGCGGCTGAAACCATCCGCTTCGGCCTGCAGGGACGCGTCGCCGGTTCGCATCTGACATCGATGCATTCGATGGACAATTATTATGTCTCGAAACTCATCCCGCTGATGGCGGAGGCTAAGATCAACGTCATCCCCAACCCGCTGATCAACATCATGCTGCAGGGCCGGCACGACACCTATCCGAAACGCCGCGGTATGACCCGCGTGAGGGAATTGATGGATGCCGGGCTCAACGTCTCCTTCGGGCACGATTGCGTGATGGACCCGTGGTATTCGATGGGATCGGGCGACATGCTGGAGGTTGGCCATATGGCGATCCATGTCGCGCAGATGGCCGGCATCGAAGACAAGAAGAAGATCTTCGATGCCCTGACCGTCAACTCGGCGAAGACGATGGGCCTTTCAGGCTACGGCCTGGAGAAGGGATGCAACGCCGACCTCGTCATCCTCCAGGCGAGCGATCCGCTGGAAGCGCTGCGGCTGAAGCCGAACCGGCTGGCGGTGATCCGTCGCGGCAAGGTTATCGCCCGCTCGGCGCCGCGCATCGGCGAGCTTTTCCTGGATGGGCGTCCCTCCCGGATCGACGGTGGCCTGGATTACGCACCGCGCTATTGAGAGGCGGGGCCGACCAGTTGCGCGCTACCCCGCTGCACGGCGAGCTGTGATGATCCAGGCGCGGGAGTCGAAAAACACCCCCTCCGGCGTCATATTCGCCTCCAGCAAATCGCGCAGACGCTGCAGCGGTTTGTCGGGCGGTTCATCGGTGCGCGCGAGCGCGTCCTTCACAAGATAGAGGCCGGCGAGCGCATCAGAGGCCGCATCGACGTCCGGTCCATAGAAGACCGGCTCTCGCACGTCGGCAAAGTCGATCGACGTAAAACCTGCGGCGCTCAAAAGGCCCTTCGCAATGGGAGGATCGCCAAGCGAAAACGGATTGGGACCATCTGCCGAAACCGCGGTTCCGGGCGCCAGCGCTTGCCGTATGGCGCCGGACCATTCGTTGCGCTCCCGGCTTTGCCACACCATCCACACAAGGCGTGCGCCCGGACGCATCGCCCGGCCGATATTGGCAAATGCCGCTGCCGGATCGGCAAAAAACATCACGCCGAACCGGCTGATGCAGAGGTCGAAGCCGGCAGCCGGAAAGGCATGGAATTGCGCGTCTGCCTGCTCGAACACTACATTTCGCAAACCTTCCGAAGCACTCCGTCGCCTTGCGACTTCGAGCATCTCTGCGGAGGTATCCACCCCGACCACTTCTCCTTGCAGTGCGGCGCGGGCGGCCTCGCGCGTCGTCTGTCCCGCGCCACAGCCGATATCGAGCACCCGGTCACCGAGGGCAACGCCGGCAGCAACACGCAGGTGCCGATTGTGTCTCGCCAATTCCGCGTCGTAAAAGTCGGCACGATCCAACGCCATAACACTCACTCTGCTTTGTTCGAGGGTCAATTCTTGGTCTGATGCGTGGAGAGGTTTCGCATGCCAAGCCTCTCAAAACAGATTGCATATTAGGATCAGTTATGCAAGATGGAGACTAGTTGCAAACCGCAATCGGAAGGTTTGAGGTATGGAAATGAGCGGGTCAACTCTCGTCGCAGAAAAGATCGTCGCATTCGAATATACGCAACTGCACACCCAGGCCTTCGGAGATCCAGCCCACCCGCCCCTGTTGTTGATCATGGGAGTGATGTCTTCGATGCTGTGGTGGCCGGAAAGGTTCTGTGAGGAACTCGCTGCCCAAGGGCGCTACGTTATCCGCTACGACCAGCGCGACACCGGCCTTTCCACGTGCTACCCGCCGGGCGAGCCGGGCTATTCGTTCAGCGATCTCGCCGACGATGCCATCGCCGTTCTCGACGGCTATGGAATTGAAGCCGCGCATCTGGTGGGCATGTCGATGGGCGGTTTCCTGGCGCAAGAGGCGGCTTTGCGCTATCCCCGGCGCGTGCGGACACTCACCGTGATCAGCTCGTCGCCGCTTGGAGTCGACGGCCTGCCTTCTTCGACCAAAGCTTACAAGGAACATTCCGCCGCTGCCGAAAGTCTCGACTGGTCGGATCTTGGGGCCATCGCCGATTTCCTGCGCCGCGATTCCGCCATGCTGGCCGGCACCAGGCATCCGCACGATGCCGAGGCGGCAACTGCCCTCATCGCACGCGACATGAGCCGCGCCGCGTCCTTTGTCAGCGCGACCAACCATTTCATGCTGTTGAGCGAAGATGGCGCCGCCACGCCACATGCCTCCGGTATCGACGTGCCGGTTCTCGTAATTCACGGCACATCGGATCCGCTCTTCCCGATCGAACACGGAGAAGCCTTCACCCGTGTCGCGCCGACCGCCCAACTGCACCGGATTGTTGGCGGCGGGCACGAAATTCACGATCGGGACATCGACGAAATGGTGCGTGTCATCGCCGATCGCACCGGGTTCTGACCCGCCTGCCGAGCGGCTGGACGCGCCATGCATGCTGGCATTGTTTCCGGCATGCATGCGCGAATTGCGTCAGGCGATCTTCTGGCGGGCCGGCAGCTTCCAGCCCGGCCGAACGAAGTGACAGGTATAACCGTTCGGAATCCGCTCCAGATAATCCTGGTGCTCTGGCTCGGCCTCCCAGAAATCGCTAACCGGCACGACTTCGGTGACGACCTTGCCAGGCCACAGGCCTGAAGCATCGACATCGGCGATCGTATCGCGGGCGACGCGCTCCTGCTCCGGGCCGGTGTAGAAAATCGCCGAGCGATAGCTCGTGCCGACGTCGTTGCCCTGGCGGTTGCGCGTGCTCGGGTCATGGATCTGGAAGAAGAATTCGAGGATTTCGCGGTAGCTGATCCTTGCGGGATCGAAGAGGATCTCGATCGCCTCCGCATGGGTTCCGTGGTTGCGGTAGGTCGCATTCGGCACGTCACCGCCGGTATAGCCGACGCGGGTCGAAATCACGCCATCGTACCGGCGGATGAGGTCCTGCATGCCCCAGAAGCAGCCGCCGGCGAGCACTGCACGTTCTTTGGTCATTTGATATCTCCTTGTTTGCCAAGAGATAGTGTCTGGCGCCGCAGATTTCCATAAGGCGGAAACAAGCACAGCTGTGCAATTTCCCTTCGAACAGCCCCTGTCCTGTCATGCCGATGTTACGCGCCGGCGCTAGCAAGTCTTCGACAATCCGCGGAGGCAGAGCCTCGACACCTGATGGAGACGGTTATGAATAGGCGTGAATTTCTGATCACCTCGTCGGCTGCAGCCGGTCTTCTGACTTTCCCGCGTTTCGCATCGGCTGCGGCCGGCACGATCGACCTCTATAGCGGTTCGGATGCCAATATCATCGATCTCTGGAACAACATCATCCGCCCGGCCTTCGAAAAGGCGCATCCTGAAGTCGCCCTGAAGGTGACCGATGCCGGCGACAATAGCGGCCTGCGTGCGATCGCCGATCGTGCGCTTGCGGCCCTGAAGACGAAGACCGATCCCCAGGCCGACCTCTTCGAGGTGTTCGATCCGCGTCTGCCCTCCGGCGGCATCGATGCCGGCCTCTGGGTCAAATTCTCCGCCGACAACATCGAAGGCTACGACCGGATCAACCCGCTCGCCTTCGACATCCCGTACTCGCTTCCCTACCGCGGTTCGCAGGTGCTGCTCGCCTACGACACGACCAAGCTTGACCCGAAGAACGCGCCGAAGAGCTGGGAGCAACTCACCACCTGGATCAAGGCCAATCCGGGCCAGTTCATTTACAACCGTCCGGACAAGGGCGGTTCGGGCGGCAACTTCGTCCGCCGCGCCATCCATGAGGTCAACGGCCGCGATCCGAAGAAATTCAAGATCGAGAATTTCACCGCCGACTTCGCCACAGAGGCGCTGCCGCCGGCCTGGAAGATCCTCAACGATCTCGCTCCCTCGCTCTACGACAAGGGCGCCTATACGTCAGGCAACACCCAGTCGATCCAGCTGCTCGCCCAGGGTGTCGTCACCATGGTGCCGGTCTGGTCGGATCAGGTGCTGCAGGCGATCGCCCAGGGTGTGCTGCCTGAGACAACCGGCCTCGTGCAGCTCGCAGATCTCGCCCTTTGCGGCGGCTTCTCCGCCATGACGGTGTTCTCGAACGGCGCCAACAAGGGTGCGGCGCTGAAGCTTGCCGCCTTCATGCTGACCACGGAAATGCAGGAAGCGATCATCACCCAGATCGGCGGTTTCCCGGCCGTCTCCTGGGATCATATCTCCGATGATCTCCGCAAGAAATATGCCGACGTCATCCCGTCAACCATCCCGACCTTCCCAAGCGGCGATTGGGAAAAGGCAATCAATGACGGCTGGTATCGCAACGTCGCTCCGAACATCAGCCGCACCTGATGTCCGCCGATACTGCGCCGGCGGTTCTGCCCCGTCACCGGTCCATCAACAGGGGGAGCGCGATCGGGCTCCTCCTCGTCGCCCTGCCGGTATTCCTGCTCGCATGGCTGATCATCTTTCCTATTCTTTCGGCGGTCGTCGGCACGATCTTCGTTCACGGTTCTGACGGAGCGAGGGAATTTTCGCTCGCCTCCTACCGCTTCTTCTTCACCGACGGCTACAGCCTCGCCAATCTCTGGGTAACGCTCTGGACCACAGCCGTCTGCGGCGCCCTGCTTGTGGCGATCGGTCTTCCGATCGCGCTCTACCTCCGCTTCTCACAGGGGCGCCTTGCGGCCTATGTGCAGGGCCTGGCGATCTTTCCGATGTTCGTGCCGTCGATCATCCTCGCCTATGCGCTGATCCGGACGATCGGGCCGAACGGCACCGTCGATCTGCTGCTGAATTCCGTCGGCCTGCCCAAGCTGCGCACGCCCTATCTAACGCCATGGGGACCGGTTATCGGTCTCGTCTGGGACAATCTTCCCCTCACGGTGCTGATGCTGACGGCGGGGCTCTCCTCCGTTTCGAACAGCGCCATCGAGGCTGCCCGCGATGTCGGCGCAAGGCCGCTGCGGGTCTTCGTCTCGATCATCCTGCCGCGCATGGGCAATTCGCTGCTGGTGACTGCTTCCTTCGCCGTGCTCGGCATCTTCTCCGCCTTCACTCTCCCCTACGTGCTCGGCCCGGCATCGCCTGAAATGATGGGACCGTTCATGCAGCGCACCTTCGCCGATATGAACGATCCGCCCAACGCCATGACCCAGGCCGTCATCACTTTCTGTTTTTGCCTCGTCTTCGGCATCTTTTATATCAGATCGATTGCCCGCAACCGCGAGGCCCGGCCATGAGTGGCGGCAGACCGAGCATCGCCCTTCGCTTCGACTGGATCGGCATGCTCTTCGCAGGCCTGCTGACGCTGTTCATCGCGCTGCCGCTGATCGTCGTCGGAACCTGGGCCTTCACCGAGGTCTGGCGCTACCCCTCGGTGATCCCACAGCAATTCGGCCTGCGCTTCTGGGGCCAGACGCTGGCGCGACCCGATGTCTGGGAGGCCCTCCTCCTCAGCCTTCGATTGACGACGACAGTCACCGTTCTGTCCGCCGTCATCTGCCTTCCCGCGGCCTATGCTTTTGCGCGCTTGCGCTTTCCCGGCCGAAACATCCTGTTCCTGTCCTTTCTCGCATCGCATGCCTTTCCGAAATTCGGCCTGCTCGTCGCCATCGCCGGCATCTTCCTGCAGCTCGGTCTGATCAGCACCTTCTGGGGCGTCGTGCTGATCCAGCTCGTCGGCACGCTGATGCTGATGATCTGGATTCCGGTCGCAGCCTTCCAGAATGTCGACCGGCGCATGGAAGAGGCGGCCCGCGATGCGGGTGCTGCGCCGCTGCGCGTCTTCTGGTCGATCACGCTGCCGCAGGCCGCGCCGACCATATCGGCCGCGCTGCTTCTGACCTTCGTCGGCACCTTCTACGAAACCGAAGGCGCCTGGCTGATCGGCGCACCGGAGATCCGCACCATGCCGGTACTGATGATCAGCTTCATCAACAATCAGATCGTCGTGCAATACGGCGCCGTACTCTCCGTCATGCTGTGGGTGCCGTCCTTCATCGCGCTGATGTTTGCGCGCCGCATCGTCGGCACCGGCGCCTTTGCGAGAGGTTTCGGCGCGTAAAGCGTCAGGCAGCAATTCAGGGAAAGGTTTGAGAATGGCACATCTGGCGATCGAGGGCGTTTCGAAGCTGTTCGGGACCACCTTTGCCGTTCGCGATTTTTCACTCGAAGTGGGCGACGGCGAGCTTGTCTGCCTGCTCGGACCGTCCGGCTCCGGCAAATCGACTCTGTTGCGGATGATCGGCGGTTTCGAGCGGCCGAGCGGCGGAACGATCCGCATCGATGCCAAGGATGTGACGAACCTGCCGCCCGAGCGGCGCCCGACCGGCATGGTGTTCCAGAGCCATGCGCTCTGGACGCATATGGATGTCTTCAACAACATCGCCTTCGGCCTGAAGCTGCGTCGGCTGCCGAAAGCGGAAATCCGTGAGCGGGTCGAAAATGCTTTGGCGCTGGTCGGCCTCGCTGACTACGGACGCCGGATGACGACGCAGCTCTCCGGCGGACAGCAGCAGCGCGTTGCGCTCGCCCGTTCGCTGGTGCTCGAACCGAAGATCCTGTTGCTCGACGAGCCTTTCGCCAGCCTCGACCAGCACCTGCGCGAAAGATTGCGGGAGGAGGTGCGCGATATCCAGCAGCGTCTCGGCATCACCACGCTTTTCGTCACCCACGGCCAGGACGAGGCCCTGGCGCTTGCCGACCGCATCGTCGTCATGCGTGACGGACGCACCGAGCAGATCGCGCCGCCGAGCATCATCTACCGGCAGCCGCAGACGGCCTTCGTCGCCGGTTTCATCGGTTCGATGAATTTCGTTGAGAGCCGCACCCGAAACGGTGTCTGCGAACATTCGCTCTTCCCACTTGCCGTTCCCGTCGAAGACGGGCCGGTGATGCTCGCCACCCGTCCCGAAGCGCTGGCGATCCGTCCTTCGCACCGGGAAGATGCCGCGACGGTTCACCGCATCGTCGATTTCGGTACTCACAAGATGGTCGATGTGGATCTTGCCGATGGCGCCCGACTGAAGGCGATGGTGGCGCCTGATGATCGGATTCAGGCCGGAATGAAGGTCGAGCCCAGCTCTACAAGCTTTTTCGTCTTCCGCGACAACGCGCTCATCCATCAGTCGACGCCGGCCAAGAGCGATGTCGAGGCCGGGCGGCTGTTGCCGGTCTGAAACAATTACGTCTTAGGCGAGAAACCGTCCTTGAGCCAGGGATGCAGCGCCTTGCTAGCCGCAAGGATATCGCCCCGCCCGTCGACAGCTGCGCCGGAAAACCGCGTGACGATGCCGCCGGCCTCTTCGACCATCAGCGCCGAGGCGGCGAAATCATGGATCGAGAGCCCGTCTTCGAAGAAGCCGTCCAGACGGCCGCAGGCGACATAGGCGATCGACAGCGCTGCCGAGCCGAGGCGGCGCACGCCCGCCGTGTTGGCCATCAAGCGTTTGATGGCATCGAAATAGGTCTCTTCCGCAACCGCCTTGACCTGGCCGGGGATCGGCAGACCGGCGCCGATCAGCACGTTCTCGATGTCGGCGACATCGGCGCAGCGGATGCGCTCGCCATTGAGATAAGCCCCGCCGCCGAGTTCGGCGCTGAACAGCTCGTCCAGCATGGCATCATAGACGACGCCGGCGATCAGCCTGCCGCCTTCGGCGATCGAGATCGTCATGCCGAAATGCGGGAGGCCCCAGGCGTAATTCGTGGTGCCGTCGATCGGGTCGATATAGATGATCGGCGTTTCCGGTCCGGCCGTGCGGTTGCCGACGGCTTCCTCACCCTGGATGGCATAATCCGGAAAGGCCTTGATCATCTCATCGACGATAATCCGCTCGACGGCGACATCGATCTCGGTCTGGTAATCGCGCGGCGCCTTGGCAAGCATTTCCCCGGATGTCCGCCGCCGCAGTGAGCTACGGGCGGTTTCGCCCGCCTTCAGCACCGTTTCGGCAAGAACGATGAGGCGCGATGACGCGTTCGGGGAAAGGCGCGCTGATATCGGGGAGGATGTCATGTGGAAAATCCGGATGCTGCAGATATGACGACGTGAATCGTGCGGAGCCACTCCCTTCGCAGAGACCGATGATGGTTTTATGAAGCTGCCCGCGACGGACGGGCCTTATATCAGGCGCTCGGTCGACGCGTCAAAGAGATGGATCTGGGCCGGATCGACCGAAAGTCCGATCATCTCTCCTGGCCTGACCTTGTCGCGTCGGGTCTCGACGATCGTCAGTTCGGGCTGGGTCGCCGCGACGATGAAGGTCGAGGAGCCTGTCGATTCGACGAAGGCGATCGGTACATCGAAGCTGCCCTGCCCGGGCGTGACCACTTCGATGTGCTCCGGGCGAATGCCGGCGATGAGTTGGCGCCCCGGTTCGACGGCGCGTGCGATCGCAAGCCGCGGCTTCACCGCGCCAAAATCCAGAATCAGGCTCTTGCCGTCTTCGGCGGCGATCGCCGGAATGAAATTCATCGCCGGCGATCCGATGAAACCGGCGACGAAGCGGTTGGCCGGCCGGTCGTAAAGGTCCAGCGGCGCACCCTGCTGTTCGATGATGCCGTCGCGCATGACAACCACATGGTCGGCCATGGTCATCGCTTCGACCTGATCATGGGTGACGTAGACGAAAGTGGCGCCCAGCCGGTCGTGCAGGGCGCGGATTTCCTTGCGCATCGAGACACGCAGCGCCGCATCAAGGTTGGAAAGCGGCTCGTCGAACAGGAAGGCCTGGGGGTTGCGGATAATGGCGCGGCCCATGGCGACGCGCTGCCGTTGGCCCCCGGAAAGCTGGCGGGGATAACGGTCGAGCAACCGGGAAAGACCGGTGATGACAGCGACTTCCTCGGCTTTCCGCTTTGCCTCGGCCTTAGGGACGCCGTGCATTTTCAGCGAATAGGTCAGATTCTGTTCCACCGTCATATGTGGATAGAGGGCGTAACTCTGAAAAACCATAGCGATATCGCGTGCCCGCGGCGGTACGTCGTTCATCACCTCGCCGGCAATCTTCAGCGTGCCGCCGGTAATTTTTTCCAGCCCGGCAAGCGAACGGAGCAATGTGGACTTGCCGCATCCCGACGGACCGACCAGTGCCACGAACGTGCCCTTGGGAATTGAAAGGTTGACGTTCTTAAGCGCGTGAAAGGCGCCATAGTGCTTCTCGACGCCCAAGAGTTCGATTTGGATGTCCTGGCTCATACTGAAAACCTTGCTGGTCCCCAACCGGGACCGATGGGATGGTCAAGGGTGAAAAACGTCATCATTTGACTGCTCCAGCGGCGATGCCGCGCGTTAGCGTGCGCTGGAAGATCAAGAAGAAGATCACGGTCGGTATGATACCCAGGAAAGCCGCCGAGGCCTGCAGTACCGGGTCCGACATGTTCTGACCGCGGGTGAGACCCATGGCGACCGAGACCGTCTGGTTGTTGTTGGACACCAGCATGACGAGCGGGATCAAGAACTCGTTCCAAGTCCAGATGAAAAAGAAGGTTCCCAGGACCATGAGTGTCGGCCTCAGCATCGGGACGATTACGAACCACAGCGTTTTCCAGTGGGTCGAGCCATCCATCTCCGCCGCTTCGAGGATTTCCTTGGGAAAGGTACGCAGCACGGTCGAGAGCAGGTAAGTCCCGAAAGCGCTTTGCAGGACCGCGAAAATGATGATCACGGAAAGCTGCGTATCATAGAGGCCGCTCGCTTTCGCCATGTAGTAAAGCGGGTAAATGATGGACTCCTGCGGCACCATGATGCCGAGAAGAAAAACCACCAAGATCACGCGCGAACCCGGCACCTGGCCGACCCCAATCGCATAGGCGTTGAACAGGCTTATCAGTACCCCCAACACCGACACAGCGAGACTGATCACCACGCTGTTGAGCAGCTTGCGGCCGAAATCAGACACTGTCCAGAATTTCTCGAGCGCGGCGAGATCGATCGACCGAGGAATCGAAAGCGGTCCGCCGACTGCGTATTCGGCGCTCGCCTTGACGGCGTTGAGCAGAGCAAGGAAAAAGGGAAAGAGCGTAAAGGCGAGGAGTAGGATAAGGATGGCCAGCACCACCCACCGCATGGGATCGCGTCGGGCGCGATCCGCTGCCGCCGTCGCT
The window above is part of the Rhizobium sp. CIAT894 genome. Proteins encoded here:
- a CDS encoding carbohydrate ABC transporter permease, whose translation is MAYSVLSDGTTKAKATAAADRARRDPMRWVVLAILILLLAFTLFPFFLALLNAVKASAEYAVGGPLSIPRSIDLAALEKFWTVSDFGRKLLNSVVISLAVSVLGVLISLFNAYAIGVGQVPGSRVILVVFLLGIMVPQESIIYPLYYMAKASGLYDTQLSVIIIFAVLQSAFGTYLLSTVLRTFPKEILEAAEMDGSTHWKTLWFVIVPMLRPTLMVLGTFFFIWTWNEFLIPLVMLVSNNNQTVSVAMGLTRGQNMSDPVLQASAAFLGIIPTVIFFLIFQRTLTRGIAAGAVK